CCTCCAGATTCGTGCCTTGCAACCGAAGCGACTGGCGCGATGTTCAGGACCGCTGGGCGTGCGCGCCAACCGCGGATTGGTGTTCTGCAGCCGGCTGCCCGTAGATCGCGCCGAGCACCAGACCATACACGAGGTGGCCGATGATCACGCCCATGGTTCCCATCGCCCCACCCAACCCCATGCCCAGGAATCCCGGCTTCGGGGTGAACGAGGGGAACATAGCGCCGACCACGGGGAACCCAATGATCAAGACGAAGATGGCAAGGAGGAACCCGTAGGTGAGCCCTCGCACCCACGGTGCGCCGCCCAACGAGGGCTCGACGATATATGCGTAGACGGCCGCCCACAGGATGGTCCCCATCATTAGGTGGACGATCCAGCCGACCACCAGGCTCCCTCCAAGCATCGAACCCACCATCGCCGCGATGTCCATCCGCGGAAGCCCCATCATTGGGGCCATGGCCTGGACGATCGACATGATGATTGTGGCGACCAGGCCGGCCAGCATGGCCCGGCCAAAATTCTTCCCGTCCATAAAGCGCCTCCTCGGTTGATCGTACGCCGACGTAGTTACGTTTTAGGCGAACCACACATCGGCCACGAACATTCCGTGACGAGGGGGAGAGTGTAAGGAAGCTTACAATTCTCGTGGCAAGCCATGATCTATGGACAACCACACAAGGCCTTGTGACTTCAAAGACGAGAGGATCGGCTGGTGATCAATCGGCGTTCCCGGTCGACATCCGCCTGCGGGCGATTCCGACCCGGATAGAACGGCTCACCGGTGGCACGCTGGTCGTTCATGCCACCATCGCCGGCCACGAAGAGCGCTTCGAGGCAGACCGCCTCCTAATAGCGACGGGGAGGCGGCCCCACGGACTCTCGGCGCTAGGGCTGGAGACCGCGGGCATCGTAGGCGATCCGACCCACGGGATCCAGGTGGATGAGACGCTTCGGACGACAGCGCCGAACATCTGGGCCATCGGTGACGTCATGGGACGTCTCCAGTACACGCACTTCTCCACCTATACAGCAGGTCTGGCTGTGCAAAACGCCCTCGGCGGCGCAGGGGCTCGGTACGACACACGCCGGATTCCGGGCGCGGTGTACACTGATCCTGAGGTGGCGAGTGTTGGTCTCACGGCCGAAAGTGCTCAGGCTCAAGGACACCGTGTCAAGGTTGGCAAGCAACCGATGGGAGCGGTCAACAGGGCCCGGGCGATGGGAGAGGCCGCGGGGTTCATCAAAGTCGTGGTGGATGCGGACACCGACACACTCCTGGGCATGCATGTGCTGGCTCACATGGCAGCCGACCTGCTTCCCCAGGGGGTCCTGGCGATGCATCCCGGTTCTATCGATCCGCTGCGCGCCTCTGTGTATACGCATCCTACCCTCTCGGAGGGGGTCAAAGCTGCTGTAGGGAACCTGAGCTGAACTAGTGCCGACCCAAGGTCGCTCTCCTGGAAGGAAGGGTTGAGGACGGTCGTCGCATAGTGTAATCCCGCTTACGGTTGCGAAAGGCTCGCGCATATATGCTTGTCTTGCGCAGGAGGACCAATTATGTTCAAACGGCCACTCACCTGGAAGGCGCTGCGAGCGCGCGGGCTGTGCGGGACCTGACCCTCGTCTCTGCTGCTCGGGCTGGCAGCATGGTTCACCTATAATACCGGGTATCTGACATGGAGTGTGTTTCGGCGTCTCGCTGGAGGCCATCATCGACGCGGCGGCCCGCCCCGCATTGACTGGAGCGTCTCCGACGGGACCACCGACCGGAGTGCGGCCGGGTCGCAGGAGACGCGCCCATGAGTCAACACCGTATGCTCTGGCTCTTTGCGGCCGGTGCGTTCCTTATAGAACTCCTCGGACCGCCGGTCCTCGCTGCCCCGGCTCCGGAGCGCCCCCCCTTCGACACCTCGGAGTGGAAGACCGACTTCGGCAGACACAGCGTGGCTCTTTCCGAGATCATGTCGGGGGGACCTCCCAAGGACGGTATCCGAGCGGTCGACACCCCCGAGTTTGTCAGTGTGAGCGCTGCGGACGGCTGGCTCAAGCTGCGCGAGCCGGTCATCCTCTTCGTGCGCGGTGACGATGTTCGAGCCTATCCCGTCCAAATTTTGATCTGGCACGAAATCGTCAACGATACCGTCGGC
This is a stretch of genomic DNA from bacterium. It encodes these proteins:
- a CDS encoding FAD-dependent oxidoreductase, which codes for MTSKTRGSAGDQSAFPVDIRLRAIPTRIERLTGGTLVVHATIAGHEERFEADRLLIATGRRPHGLSALGLETAGIVGDPTHGIQVDETLRTTAPNIWAIGDVMGRLQYTHFSTYTAGLAVQNALGGAGARYDTRRIPGAVYTDPEVASVGLTAESAQAQGHRVKVGKQPMGAVNRARAMGEAAGFIKVVVDADTDTLLGMHVLAHMAADLLPQGVLAMHPGSIDPLRASVYTHPTLSEGVKAAVGNLS
- a CDS encoding DUF6789 family protein, with protein sequence MDGKNFGRAMLAGLVATIIMSIVQAMAPMMGLPRMDIAAMVGSMLGGSLVVGWIVHLMMGTILWAAVYAYIVEPSLGGAPWVRGLTYGFLLAIFVLIIGFPVVGAMFPSFTPKPGFLGMGLGGAMGTMGVIIGHLVYGLVLGAIYGQPAAEHQSAVGAHAQRS